One Phaseolus vulgaris cultivar G19833 chromosome 4, P. vulgaris v2.0, whole genome shotgun sequence DNA window includes the following coding sequences:
- the LOC137838707 gene encoding uncharacterized protein, giving the protein MTDLPIQKVLKKPDVAGRMVKWVVELSKFDIKYEPRGQIKGQIFADFVVELSSETAQNAKDDFRWVLSVDGSSNQLGSGARVILEGPNGVLIEQSLRFAFKESNNQAEYEALITGILLAKEMGAKVTGEFQAKDPQMAAYLEYVQELRRSFILFEVVHVPREQNARADLLAKLASSGKGGR; this is encoded by the exons atgaccgacttacccatccagaaggttttgaagaaaccggatgtagctgggaggatggtgaagtgggtgGTGGAGCTGTCAaaattcgacatcaagtatgagccccggggacagatcaaggggcaaatcttcgctgatttcgtggtcgagctatcTTCCGAAACAGCGCAAAACGCCaaggatgattttcgttgggtgctctcggtggatgggtcgtctaaccagctGGGTAGCGGGGCTAGGGTcattttggagggacccaacggtgtgttgatagagcaatcatTGAGGTTCGCTTTTAAAGAGAGCAAcaatcaagcggagtatgaggctttgatcaccggtattttgttggcaaaggaaatgggggcaaag gtaactggcgagttccaagccaaagatccgcagatggcagcctacctggagtacgtgcaagagttAAGGAGATCCTTTAttttgtttgaagtggtgcacgtgccaagagagcagaatgcccgagctgacttgctagccaagctcgccagttcgggcaaggggggcagatag